The Hevea brasiliensis isolate MT/VB/25A 57/8 chromosome 1, ASM3005281v1, whole genome shotgun sequence genome has a window encoding:
- the LOC110645791 gene encoding glucomannan 4-beta-mannosyltransferase 2 gives MAEDSPKFIIPESFQVSSDDIGAQIGLIWELIKAPLIVPLLKLGVYICLTMSLMLFMERLYMGIVIILVKLFWKKPEKRYKWEPLQDDLESGNSNFPVVLVQIPMFNEREVYKLSIGAASNLSWPADRLVIQVLDDSTDPEIKQMVELECQRWASKGVDITYQIRENRGGYKAGALKEGLKRSYVKHCEYVAIFDADFQPEPDYLRRAIPFLVHNSDIALVQARWRFVNADECLLTRMQEMSLDYHFTVEQEVGSSTHAFFGFNGTAGVWRIAAINGAGGWKDRTTVEDMDLAVRCSLKGWKFLYLGDLQVKSELPSTFKAFRFQQHRWSCGPANLFRKMLMEIVKNKKVKFWKKVYVIYSFFFVRKIIAHMVTFWFYCVVLPLTILVPEVEVPIWGAVYIPSIITILNSVGTPRSIHLLFYWILFENVMSLHRTKATFIGLLEAGRANEWVVTEKLGNKLQKNADASKNKTNVKMFKRPRLKFIDRLNTLELGFAAFLFLCGCYDFVHGKNNYFVYLFLQTITFFITGIGYVGTIIPSS, from the exons ATGGCTGAAGATTCACCAAAATTCATAATACCAGAATCATTCCAGGTGTCTAGCGATGACATTGGAGCCCAAATTGGACTCATTTGGGAGCTAATCAAAGCTCCATTGATAGTTCCTCTGTTGAAGCTCGGGGTTTATATTTGCTTAACCATGTCTCTCATGCTCTTCATGGAGAGGCTTTACATGGGTATTGTTATAATCCTTGTTAAGCTTTTCTGGAAGAAACCAGAAAAACGTTACAAGTGGGAACCCTTGCAAGATGATTTGGAATCAGGCAATTCGAACTTCCCTGTTGTTCTTGTTCAAATCCCAATGTTCAATGAAAGAGag GTTTACAAGCTCTCAATTGGGGCAGCATCTAATCTTTCTTGGCCAGCGGATCGTCTGGTGATCCAAGTCCTCGATGATTCAACTGACCCAGAAATCAAG CAAATGGTGGAGCTAGAGTGCCAGAGATGGGCAAGCAAAGGAGTAGACATAACGTACCAAATCAGAGAAAACAGAGGAGGTTATAAAGCTGGAGCTTTAAAAGAAGGGCTTAAGAGAAGCTATGTTAAACATTGCGAGTACGTAGCTATCTTTGATGCTGATTTCCAGCCTGAGCCTGATTATCTCAGACGTGCCATTCCTTTCTTGGTACACAATTCTGACATTGCCCTTGTTCAAGCTCGCTGGAGGTTTG TGAATGCAGATGAGTGCTTATTGACAAGAATGCAAGAGATGTCATTGGATTACCATTTCACTGTGGAGCAAGAAGTTGGGTCATCAACTCATGCATTCTTTGGCTTCAAtg GGACTGCTGGGGTATGGAGAATTGCTGCAATTAATGGGGCTGGTGGGTGGAAGGACCGAACCACTGTGGAAGATATGGATCTTGCCGTCCGATGTAGTCTCAAGGGATGGAAATTTCTTtaccttggtgacctgcag GTGAAAAGTGAACTTCCTAGCACTTTCAAAGCCTTCAGGTTCCAGCAGCACAGGTGGTCCTGTGGTCCTGCTAATCTGTTCAGGAAAATGTTGAtggaaatagttaaaaataag AAAGTGAAATTCTGGAAGAAGGTTTATGTGATCTACAGCTTCTTCTTCGTTCGTAAGATCATTGCTCATATGGTCACCTTCTGGTTCTACTGTGTTGTTCTTCCATTAACTATTTTGGTTCCTGAGGTTGAAGTTCCAATCTGGGGAGCTGTTTATATCCCTTCCATTATCACTATTCTAAATTCAGTAGGAACTCCAAG GTCAATTCACTTACTGTTCTATTGGATTCTGTTTGAAAATGTGATGTCCTTGCACCGAACAAAGGCGACATTTATCGGTCTGCTAGAAGCAGGAAGAGCTAATGAATGGGTTGTCACTGAAAAACTGGGAAATAAACTTCAGAAAAATGCAGATGCTTCCAAGAACAAAACCAATGTCAAAATGTTTAAAAGACCTCGGTTGAAATTCATTGACAG GCTCAACACATTGGAGCTGGGATTTGCAGCATTCCTAttcttgtgtggatgttatgattTTGTTCATGGCAAGAACAACTACTTTGTATACCTTTTCCTCCAAACTATTACCTTCTTTATCACCGGAATCGGCTACGTCGGCACCATTATCCCCAGCTCTTAG